Within Saccharomonospora cyanea NA-134, the genomic segment ACAGGAGGCGGCTCCCACGAGACCTGGGTGTGCCGCTTGTCAGTCCTCGACGACGAGCGGATAGACACCGTTCTCGTCGTGCACCTCGCGCCCCGTGATGGGCGGGTTGAAGACGCACACCGTGCGCATGTCCGTCTTGGGGCGCACCTGGTGCTTGTCGTGCTCGTCCAGCAGGTACAGCGAACCCGGCTTGAGCTGGTAGGTCTCGCCGGTCGCCTTGTCCGTCAGCTCGCCCTCACCCTCGACGATGAACACGGCCTCGATGTGGTTGGCGTACCAGAAGTCGTTGACGGTCCCCGCGTACAGCGTCGTCTCGTGCACGGAGAACCCGACCTTGTCCTTCGAGAGGACGATGCGCTTGCTGCGCCAGTTCGGCTGCTTGATGTCTGCTTCGGTGTCGGTGATCTCGTCGAGGGTGCGAACGATCAATTTTGCTCCTTCACGGGTCGGATGTGAATGTTGTCGAGGGCGCGTTCAGCGCCCGAGCACGGCGTCGACGGAATCCTTGATGATCGACAGACCCTGCTCGATCTCCTCCTCGGTCGTGGTGAGTGCGGGCAGCAACTTCACCACCTCCCCGTCGGGGCCGGAGGTCTCCATCAGCAGACCACGGTCGAAGGCCGCCGCGCAGACCTTGCCCGCGACCTCGCCGGTGGCGAATTCCAGACCGCGAGCGAGCCCGCGGCCCTTCGCGATCAGATTGGCATCCGGGTAACGGTTCACCAACTCGGCGAACACCTCGCCGACGCGCTCGCCCTTCGCCTTGGTGGCCTTCTCCAGCTCGTCGTCACGCCAGTACGTGCGCAGCGCCTCGGCCGCCGTGACGAACGCCGGGTTGATACCCCGGAACGTGCCGTTGTGCTCACCCGGAGACCACACGTCGAGGTCCGGGCGGATGAGCGTGATGGCCAGCGGAAGACCGTACCCGCCGATGGACTTGGACAGGCAGATCATGTCCGGCTTGATGCCGGCTTCCTCGAAGCTGAAGAACGGCCCCGTACGACCGCAGCCCATCTGCACGTCGTCGAGGATCAGCAGGATGCCGTGACGCTGGCACAGTTCCGAGAGGCCCTTCAGCCACTCCAGGCGCGCGGCGTTGATGCCGCCCTCCCCCTGAACGGTCTCCACGATGACCGCTGCGGGCTCGTTCAGTCCACTGCCGGAGTCCTCCAGCAACCGCTCGAAGTAGAGGAAGTCCGGGTAGGCGCCGTCGAAGTACTTGTCGTACGGCATCGGCGTCGCGTGCACGAGCGGGATGCCCGCGCCCCCGCGCTTCAACGAGTTGCCGGTCACCGACAGCGCACCGAGCGTCATGCCGTGGAACGCGTTGGTGAAGTTGATGACCGACTCCTTGCCGGTCACCTTGCGGGCCAGCTTCAGCGCGGCCTCGACGGCGTTCGCGCCGCCCGGACCGGGGAAGATGACCTTGTACTCCATCTCGCGCGGCTTCAGGACGACGTCGTTCAGCGTCTGGAGGAAGTCCCGCTTCGCGACGGTGAACATGTCGAGCGCGTGCGTCACGCCGTCCCGCGAAATGTAATCGATCAGCGCCTTTTTCAACACGGGATTGTTGTGCCCGTAGTTGAGCGCACCGGCGCCGGCGAAGAAGTCCAGGTATGCTTTGCCGTCTTCCGAGTAGAGCCAACTGCCCTGAGCCCGGTCGAACACCACGGGCCAGCCACGGCTGTAGCTGCGCACCTCGGACTCCAGGGTTTCGAAGATGCTCACTTGCTCAGTCTCCTGCTATTGAGGAACAAATCGAATGACGCGAGAACAGTCACATTCGCGGTTATCGATCACTATGGTTGCGGAGCGCGCGC encodes:
- a CDS encoding ectoine synthase, which codes for MIVRTLDEITDTEADIKQPNWRSKRIVLSKDKVGFSVHETTLYAGTVNDFWYANHIEAVFIVEGEGELTDKATGETYQLKPGSLYLLDEHDKHQVRPKTDMRTVCVFNPPITGREVHDENGVYPLVVED
- the ectB gene encoding diaminobutyrate--2-oxoglutarate transaminase, giving the protein MSIFETLESEVRSYSRGWPVVFDRAQGSWLYSEDGKAYLDFFAGAGALNYGHNNPVLKKALIDYISRDGVTHALDMFTVAKRDFLQTLNDVVLKPREMEYKVIFPGPGGANAVEAALKLARKVTGKESVINFTNAFHGMTLGALSVTGNSLKRGGAGIPLVHATPMPYDKYFDGAYPDFLYFERLLEDSGSGLNEPAAVIVETVQGEGGINAARLEWLKGLSELCQRHGILLILDDVQMGCGRTGPFFSFEEAGIKPDMICLSKSIGGYGLPLAITLIRPDLDVWSPGEHNGTFRGINPAFVTAAEALRTYWRDDELEKATKAKGERVGEVFAELVNRYPDANLIAKGRGLARGLEFATGEVAGKVCAAAFDRGLLMETSGPDGEVVKLLPALTTTEEEIEQGLSIIKDSVDAVLGR